The segment GCGTGTGACGGGCGTGGGCTTCGACCAGGACACGCTGCGTGAGGCCGGCATCGAGGACGCGGGCGCCTTCGCCGCGGTGAGCAGCGGCGACAACTCGAACATCATCGCGGCGCGGGTCGCCCGCGAGATGTTCGGCATCGAGAACGTGGCGGCGCGGATCTACGACCCGCGACGCGCCGAGGTCTACCAGCGCCTCGGCATCCCGACGGTCGCGACGGTCCGCTGGACCGCCGACCAGATGCTGCGCCGGCTGCTGCCCTCGGGCGCGGAGCCGCTGTGGCGGGACCCGAGCGGTGGCGTGCAGCTCGCGGAGGTGCACACCTCCCCCGCCTGGATCGGCCACAAGGTGAGCCGGCTCCAGGAGGAGACCGGCGTGCGCGTCGCGTTCCTCACGCGGCTGGGCGA is part of the Streptomyces sp. NBC_00250 genome and harbors:
- a CDS encoding potassium channel family protein; the encoded protein is MHIVIMGCGRVGAALAQTLEQQGHTVAVVDQDPTAFRRLGSGFGGRRVTGVGFDQDTLREAGIEDAGAFAAVSSGDNSNIIAARVAREMFGIENVAARIYDPRRAEVYQRLGIPTVATVRWTADQMLRRLLPSGAEPLWRDPSGGVQLAEVHTSPAWIGHKVSRLQEETGVRVAFLTRLGEAILPTSQTVLQEGDLVHVMMRTDEIAKVEEAFAEGPEEGGH